One window from the genome of Deltaproteobacteria bacterium encodes:
- a CDS encoding NrdH-redoxin: MYTTPWCRDCKAAKRFLSGRGVPFEEIDIEQHPEAAEIVMKLNDGMRKVPTLDVEGTIVSGDRFDAARFEADLRAAGAL; this comes from the coding sequence ATGTACACCACGCCGTGGTGCCGCGACTGCAAGGCGGCGAAGCGGTTCCTGTCCGGGCGGGGCGTTCCGTTCGAGGAGATCGACATCGAGCAGCATCCGGAAGCGGCGGAAATCGTGATGAAGCTCAACGACGGGATGCGGAAGGTCCCCACGCTCGACGTGGAGGGCACGATCGTCTCCGGGGACCGGTTCGACGCCGCGCGGTTCGAGGCGGATCTCCGCGCCGCCGGGGCGCTTTAG
- a CDS encoding TIGR00730 family Rossman fold protein, translating to MEELTGGETWRVFRIMSEFVEGFESLKDIGPAISIFGSARTARDEWGYKTAVKVAEGLGRTGFAVISGGGPGIMEAANRGARRGKGLSVGLNIQLPTEQKANRFQDISISFRHFFARKVMFVKYASGYVIMPGGFGTLDEFFESLTLIQTGKIRRFPVVLMGRKYWEGLLRWMEHTMVEEGTISAADLNLFYLTDDPEDAVEYIVRFHRESIRPVGERRKRSPLPSREPERD from the coding sequence ATGGAAGAGCTGACCGGAGGCGAAACGTGGCGGGTGTTCCGCATCATGAGCGAGTTCGTGGAGGGGTTCGAGTCGCTCAAGGACATCGGGCCGGCGATCTCCATCTTCGGAAGCGCGCGGACCGCAAGGGACGAGTGGGGCTATAAGACCGCGGTGAAGGTGGCGGAAGGGCTCGGCCGCACGGGGTTCGCCGTCATCTCGGGCGGGGGCCCGGGGATCATGGAGGCGGCCAACCGCGGCGCGCGGCGCGGGAAGGGGCTGTCGGTCGGCCTGAACATCCAGCTCCCGACGGAGCAGAAGGCGAACCGGTTCCAGGACATCTCGATCTCATTCCGGCACTTCTTCGCCCGCAAGGTGATGTTCGTGAAGTACGCATCGGGGTACGTCATCATGCCGGGGGGATTCGGCACCCTCGACGAGTTCTTCGAATCGCTGACCCTCATCCAGACCGGCAAGATCCGCCGGTTCCCCGTCGTCCTGATGGGGCGGAAATACTGGGAGGGGCTCCTCCGCTGGATGGAGCACACGATGGTCGAGGAGGGGACGATCTCCGCGGCCGACCTGAACCTGTTCTACCTGACGGACGACCCCGAGGACGCCGTGGAGTACATCGTCCGGTTCCACCGCGAGTCGATCCGTCCGGTGGGCGAGCGCCGCAAGCGCAGCCCCCTGCCGTCGCGGGAGCCGGAGCGGGATTAG